A stretch of the Capricornis sumatraensis isolate serow.1 chromosome 19, serow.2, whole genome shotgun sequence genome encodes the following:
- the LOC138095392 gene encoding deoxyuridine 5'-triphosphate nucleotidohydrolase, mitochondrial-like, with protein sequence MPCSQEAKVVSPSKRARATEAGDMRLRFAWLSEHATAPTKGSARAAGYGLYSAYDYTVPPMEKVLVKTDIQIALPSGCYGRVAPRSGLAAKHFIDVGAGVIDEDYRGNVGVVLFNFGKEKFEVKKGDQIAQLICERIFYSEIEEVQILDDTERGSGGFGSTGNN encoded by the coding sequence ATGCCCTGCTCTCAAGAGGCAAAAGTCGTCTCCCCTAGCAAGCGGGCCCGGGCCACGGAGGCGGGAGATATGCGTCTCCGCTTTGCCTGGCTCTCAGAGCACGCCACAGCCCCCACCAAGGGGTCCGCTCGCGCCGCGGGCTACGGCCTATACAGTGCCTATGATTACACAGTACCACCGATGGAGAAAGTGCTTGTGAAAACTGACATTCAGATAGCCCTTCCTTCTGGGTGCTATGGAAGAGTGGCTCCTCGTTCTGGCTTGGCAGCAAAACACTTCATAGATGTAGGAGCTGGTGTCATAGATGAAGATTATAGAGGGAATGTTGGTGTTGTCCTGTTTAATTTTGGCAAAGAGAAGTTTGAAGTCAAAAAGGGTGATCAAATTGCACAGCTCATTTGTGAACGGATATTTTACTCAGAAATAGAGGAAGTTCAAATTTTAGATGACACTGAAAGGGGTTCAGGAGGCTTTGGTTCCACTGGAAATAATTAA